In Notamacropus eugenii isolate mMacEug1 chromosome 1, mMacEug1.pri_v2, whole genome shotgun sequence, one genomic interval encodes:
- the SRRM2 gene encoding serine/arginine repetitive matrix protein 2 isoform X4: protein MYNGIGLPTPRGSGTNGYVQRNLSLVRGRRGERPDYKGEEELRRLEAALVKRPNPDILDHERKRRVELRCLELEEMMEEQGYEEQQIQEKVATFRLMLLEKDVNPGGKEETPGQRPVVTETHQLAELNEKKNERLRAAFGISDSYVDGSSFDPQRRAREAKQPVPEPPKPYSLVRESSSSRSPTPKQKKKKKKKDRGRRSESSSPRRERKKSSKKKKHRSESESKKRKHRSPTPKSKRKSKDKKRKRSRSASPAPKSRRGHRSTSADSASSSDTSRSRSRSAAAKPRTTTLTHRSSSPATRRHGEGDAPPRESAAISTERTHSPELPPPTQRSSSPHEEKDKDKEKDKREKSATRTSPSPERSNTGLDRPAPTPLLAERNRSSLEPPATTPQSQEPVKPSAEPSPSRGHSPPKSPEKPTRSSSSESCPASPQPAKAPRHGSSSPESPPKPAPAPATRRELSPSPTTKSSRSRGRAKRDKSRSHTPTRRVGRSRSPATTRRGRSRSRTPNKRGRSRSRTPQWRRSRSPQRWGRSRSPQRRGRSRSPQRPGWSRSRNAQRRGRSRSAARRGRSRSRSPATRGRSRSRTPARRGRSRSRTPARRRSRSRTPARRRSRSRTPARRGRSRSRTPARRRSRTRSPVRRRSRTRSPARRGGRSRSRTPARRGGRSRSRTPARRGGRSRSRTPARRGRSRSRTPTRRGRSRSRTPARRGRSRTRTPVRRGRSHSRTPQRRGRSGSSSERKNKSRTSQRRSRSNSSPEMKKSRVSLRRSRSLSSPRPKAKSHLSLRRSRSGSSPRPKLKSRTPPRRSRSGSSPRPKAKSRTPPRRSRSGSSPRPQVKSRTPSRRSRSGSSPPKQKSRTPPRRSRSGSSPCPKRKSRTPTRRSRSGSSPLPKGKSGTPPKQNSGSSPVTNARSRTPPRRSRSGSSPRAKGESRTPRRSRSGSFPGPEVKSRTPSRRSRSGSSPHLKVKSRTSPRCSRSGSSPRPSVKSRTPPRRSHSASSSPSPSRVTSRTPLRQSKSRSPCPKVKSRTPPRQSHSRSSSPDTKVKSKTPPRESHSGSTSPCPKAKSKTPPRQSHSRSSSPCPQSKSKTSPSLIHSGSHSPCPKVKPRTPTRRSRSGSSSPQPKAKSPTPPGHESDSSSPSPEEIARTLLKPSCSEFSPSLKRKSQTPPRGSRSRSSSPSPEVASITLSRQRAGSSSPKLKSVTPPPQQSSFRSEFSPCPRMDSKSPPRLSSSGSSPEPKEKASSPPKQTLSDTSPGPRDKSRPLSVQGSPESSPVHKDITRSPPRERNVSESSPEIKERDTVLPRPHHVEVSVEVVEKYEIQLNESLPHLSPELKDIAGSISEASQEIKESVAMPLGQILPQTSLDVADIPAVTQTWTVVSQSPEHKELHSTAFKQHSSGSPSELRTNIITEIKPALSPEINEDLAVASLSQLGSGPCLAINEQSRTPRHSSSESSPEVEKSRIFSIQSITQSPCGFDGAPDTPLRGRSGSGSSPELKDIPRTPSRRSRSGSSPGLKDGSGSPSRQSHCGSSPGIKEIPRTPSRGRSGSDSSPESKMLDTPTRKGSHSGSSPDLNNKCLTPQRERSGSESSIEHKGVPRTPLRQSSGSSPELDVKPRTPPQERSESESSPEPKGTTQTPLRQRSRSGSSPEADSKPRLVPRRSRSVSSPEVNDKPRTSPRDQSGSESSPEPKAAAPRTLLRRSRSGSSPASKGRGPSPAGSSSSESSPEHQPKSRTPRRSSRSSPEPKAKSRTPPRRRSSRSSPELTRKARLSRRSRSASSSPAARSRTPPRRHRSPSVSSPEPAEKSRSSRRRRSGSSPRAKTTSRRGRSPSPKPRGLQRSRSRSRREKTRTTRRRDRSGSSQSTSRRRQRSRSRSRLTRRRRGGSGYHSRSPTRQESSRTSSRRRRGRSRTPPTSRKRSRSRTSPAPWNRSRSRASPATHRRSRSRTPPVTRRRSRSRTSPVSRRRSRSRTSPVTRRRSRSRASPVNRRRSRSRTPPVTRRRSRSRTPANRRRSRSRTPPVTRRRSRSRTPPVTRRRSRSRTSPITRRRSRSRTSPVTRRRSRSRTSPVTRRRSRSRTSPVTRRRSRSRTPPVIRRRSRSRTPLLTRKRSRTRSPPAIRRRSRSRTPRGARGKRSLTRSPPAIRRRSASGSSSDRSRSATPPATRNHSGSRTPPVALNSSRMSCFSRPSISPTPLDRCRTPPGMLECSGISGALGSSRTPLSVLQQAGASMLDGPGPRIPDHPRTPSVAENHAQSRIALALTAISLGTARPPPSMSAASLAARMAQVPAPVPLMSLRTAPAANLASRIPAASAAAMTLAGARTSAMPPAVNLAESRTPAAAAAMNLASPRTPVAPSAVNLADPRTPAATAAVNLAGARTPAALAALSLAGSGTPPTAANYAASRTPQAPASAGLVGPRTAHAPAPVNLASSRTPPGLAPASLAGSRMPPALSGANLTPSRMALSAYDRVSGRTSPPHLERARSRTPPGIPGSRTPPSAPSQSRMASERTGSPPPPPLTSRMALAPSQSVLPPPQDRARSPLPPVVSDQLHSLSTQTHPLGGSQPQPPATVAKAMPPAGDHNGTLSGPPPGGPCSDGAEAISAAGSQLPSSPLASLQPAKERRSSSSSSSSSSSSSSSSSSSSSSSSGSSSSDSEASSLPCQPEVALKRGQN, encoded by the exons ATGTACAACGGGATCGGGCTGCCGACGCCCCGGGGCAGCGGCACCAACGGCTACGTCCAGCGCAACCTGTCCCTGGTGCGGGGTCGGAGGGGCGAGCGGCCTGACTACAAGGGCGAGGAAGAACTGCGGCGCCTGGAGGCTGCCCTGGTGAAGCGGCCTAACCCTGACATCCTGGACCACGAGCGCAAGCGGCGCGTCGAGCTGCGATGCCTCGAGCTGGAAGAGATGATGGAAGAGCAGGG GTACGAGGAACAACAGATACAAGAGAAAGTGGCGACCTTCCGACTCATGTTGCTGGAAAAAGATGTGAACCCTGGGGGCAAAGAGGAAACCCCAGGGCAGAGGCCTGT aGTAACTGAGACTCACCAGCTGGCAGagttaaatgagaaaaagaatgagcGGCTCCGTGCTGCCTTTGGTATCAGCGACTCCTATGTTGATGGTAGCTCCTTTGACCCTCAGCGTCGGGCTCGAGAGGCCAAGCAACCAGTTCCAGAACCTCCTAAACCTTACAG TCTTGTTCGCGAGTCTAGTAGCTCACgatctcccaccccaaaacaaaagaagaagaaaaagaagaaagacagaggcCG CAGGTCAGAGAGTAGCTCTCCtcgaagggagaggaaaaagagttcaaagaagaagaaacacaG GTCAGAGTCTGAATCCAAGAAACGGAAGCATAG ATCACCTACTCCAAAGAGCAAACGCAAATCTAAGGACAAAAAACGGAAACG GTCTCGAAGTGCATCACCTGCTCCAAAGAGCCGCCGGGGTCATCGTTCAACCTCAGCTGACTCTGCCTCATCCTCTGACACCTCCCGCAGTCG GTCTAGAAGTGCTGCGGCTAAACCTCGTACAACCACCTTGACTCATCGCAGCTCCTCTCCTGCTACACGTCGTCATGGAGAGGGAGATGCTCCACCCAGGGAATCTGCAGCTATCAGCACAGAACGGACCCACAGCCCTGAGCTGCCTCCTCCTACCCAACGGTCCAGCAGTCCTCATGAGGAGAAAGATAaggataaagaaaaagataagagggAG AAATCTGCAACCCGAACTAGCCCCTCCCCGGAGAGGAGCAACACAGGCCTAGATCGACCTGCCCCTACCCCGCTCCTTGCTGAGCGAAATCGCAGTTCCCTGGAACCCCCTGCAACAACTCCCCAGAGTCAGGAGCCAGTGAAGCCCTCAGCAGAACCCTCCCCATCCCGGGGTCATTCACCCCCTAAGTCTCCTGAGAAACCTACCCGGTCCTCTTCCTCAGAAAGCTGCCCAGCATCTCCTCAACCAGCCAAAGCTCCCAGACATGGCAGTTCCTCACCTGAAAGTCCCCCCAAACCTGCACCAGCTCCTGCCACTCGCCGGGAGCTTTCTCCTTCCCCAACAACCAAGAGCAGCCGTTCACGGGGACGTGCAAAGCGGGACAAATCAAGATCTCACACCCCCACACGTAGGGTGGGTAGGTCTCGCAGCCCTGCCACTACTCGAAGGGGACGATCAAGGTCCCGGACCCCTAACAAGAGGGGCCGTTCTCGATCCAGGACCCCACAATGGCGTAGGTCAAGGTCTCCACAGCGATGGGGGCGATCTAGAAGTCCCCAGAGGCGTGGCCGCTCCAGGTCTCCTCAACGGCCTGGCTGGTCTAGAAGCAGAAATGCTCAGAGGCGAGGAAGATCTAGGTCAGCAGCAAGGCGAGGCAGGTCACGCTCTAGATCCCCTGCTACCCGGGGAAGATCTCGGTCTAGAACACCAGCTCGGAGGGGTAGATCTCGCTCTAGGACACCTGCCAGACGGAGGTCTCGCTCCAGGACACCTGCCAGACGTAGGTCTCGGTCTAGAACTCCAGCCCGTCGTGGTAGGTCTCGTTCCAGAACACCTGCTAGACGAAGGTCTCGTACCAGATCACCAGTAAGAAGGAGATCTCGCACCAGGTCGCCAGCCAGGCGGGGTGGCAGGTCCCGTTCCAGAACACCAGCTAGACGAGGTGGAAGGTCTCGTTCCAGGACTCCAGCTAGACGAGGTGGCAGGTCCCGTTCTAGGACCCCTGCGAGGCGTGGTAGATCCCGTTCCAGGACCCCAACGAGACGAGGGAGATCTCGTTCCAGAACCCCAGCCAGACGAGGGAGATCTCGTACGAGAACCCCAGTCCGACGTGGAAGATCTCATTCTAGGACACCACAGAGACGGGGCCGGTCTGGCTCTTCTTCAGAACGGAAAAACAAATCAAGAACATCCCAGAGAAGGAGCAGATCTAACTCAAGTCCAGAAATGAAAAAGTCCCGTGTTTCCTTGAGGCGTAGCCGTTCTCTCTCTTCACCCAggcccaaagcaaaatctcacctgTCCTTGAGGCGGAGCCGCTCTGGATCTTCTCCACGTCCTAAACTTAAATCTAGGACACCACCCAGACGCAGTCGGTCAGGATCATCTCCCCGCCCTAAAGCAAAGTCTAGAACTCCTCCTAGGCGAAGTAGGTCTGGTTCTTCTCCACGTCCTCAAGTTAAATCGAGGACCCCATCACGGCGGAGTCGATCTGGATCCTCACCCCCAAAGCAGAAATCTAGAACTCCACCACGGCGAAGTCGTTCTGGGTCTTCTCCATGTCCAAAGAGGAAATCTAGAACACCAACAAGACGAAGCCGATCAGGTTCTTCTCCGCTCCCCAAAGGAAAATCTGGAACACCACCCAAACAGAATTCTGGATCAAGCCCTGTGACAAATGCAAGATCTAGAACGCCCCCAAGGCGAAGCAGATCTGGATCTTCGCCTCGTGCCAAAGGGGAATCAAGAACTCCAAGACGTAGCCGCTCTGGTTCTTTTCCTGGACCTGAGGTAAAATCTAGAACTCCATCAAGGCGTAGTCGTTCTGGTTCTTCACCCCACCTGAAGGTTAAATCAAGGACATCTCCAAGGTGTAGTAGGTCTGGATCTTCCCCGCGTCCCAGTGTGAAATCTAGAACTCCACCAAGGCGTAGCCATTCTGCATCTTCTTCTCCAAGCCCTAGTAGAGTGACTTCTAGAACACCACTAAGGCAAAGCAAATCAAGATCTCCCTGCCCCAAGGTGAAGTCTAGAACACCCCCAAGACAGAGCCATTCTCGGTCCTCTTCACCTGATACCAAAGTAAAATCTAAAACACCACCAAGAGAAAGTCACTCAGGGTCCACTTCACCATGTCCCAAAGCAAAATCTAAAACTCCACCAAGGCAAAGCCATTCTCGATCAAGTTCACCGTGCCCACAGAGTAAATCAAAAACTTCACCAAGTCTGATTCATTCTGGATCTCACTCCCCTTGTCCCAAAGTGAAACCTAGAACACCAACAAGGAGGAGTCGATCAGGCTCTAGCTCTCCACAACCAAAAGCAAAATCTCCTACTCCACCAGGTCATGAATCAGATTCATCTTCACCAAGTCCTGAAGAGATAGCTAGAACATTGTTAAAACCTAGCTGCTCtgaattttctccatctttgaaAAGGAAATCCCAGACACCCCCTAGGGGCAGTAGATCTAGGTCTTCATCTCCCAGTCCTGAAGTGGCATCCATAACTTTATCAAGACAAAGAGCAGGATCTTCAAGTCCTAAGTTGAAATCTGTAACACCACCTCCACAGCAGAGCAGTTTTAGGTCTGAATTTTCACCATGTCCCAGAATGGACTCTAAATCTCCTCCAAGACTAAGTAGCTCTGGATCTTCTCCAGAACCAAAAGAGAAGGCTAGTTCACCCCCTAAGCAGACTCTCTCTGACACATCTCCAGGACCAAGGGATAAATCTAGACCTCTTTCAGTTCAAGGTAGCCCTGAATCCTCACCAGTACACAAAGACATAACCAGGAGCCCTCCAAGGGAAAGAAATGTTTCAGAGTCATCTCCAGAAATCAAAGAGAGAGATACTGTACTACCTAGGCCACATCACGTTGAGGTATCTGTGGAAGTGGtagagaaatatgaaatacaatTAAATGAAAGCTTGCCTCATTTATCTCCTGAACTTAAAGATATAGCTGGAAGCATCTCTGAGGCATctcaagaaataaaagaaagtgttGCTATGCCTCTTGGACAGATTCTGCCACAGACTTCTTTAGATGTAGCAGACATTCCAGCAGTGACCCAGACCTGGACTGTAGTGTCACAGTCTCCAGAACACAAAGAATTACATAGTACTGCATTTAAACAGCACAGTTCTGGATCTCCTTCAGAACTCAGAACAAACATCATTACAGAAATTAAACCCGCTTTATCCCCTGAAATCAATGAGGATTTAGCGGTTGCTTCCCTAAGTCAGCTTGGATCAGGACCATGTCTTGCCATAAATGAGCAGTCTAGAACACCTAGACACAGCAGTTCTGAGTCATCTCCTGAAGTAGAGAAATCCAGAATTTTTTCAATTCAGAGCATTACTCAGTCACCTTGTGGTTTTGATGGTGCACCAGATACACCCTTAAGAGGAAGAAGTGGGTCTGGTTCTTCTCCAGAACTCAAAGATATACCTAGAACCCCATCAAGGAGGAGCAGGTCTGGGTCTTCTCCAGGACTGAAAGATGGGTCTGGGAGTCCCTCAAGACAGAGCCATTGTGGTTCTTCACCAGGAATCAAAGAGATACCTAGAACACCTTCAAGGGGAAGGAGTGGATCAGATTCCTCCCCAGAATCAAAGATGCTTGATACACCAACCAGAAAAGGGAGTCACTCTGGATCATCCCCAGACCTGAATAACAAGTGTCTGACACCCCAAAGGGAAAGAAGTGGGTCAGAATCTTCAATAGAGCACAAGGGGGTTCCTAGGACCCCACTTAGACAAAGCTCTGGTTCTTCTCCAGAACTTGATGTGAAACCCAGAACACCCCCCCAGGAAAGAAGTGAATCCGAGTCATCTCCAGAACCCAAAGGTACAACTCAAACTCCACTTAGGCAAAGGAGTCGCTCTGGATCATCTCCAGAAGCTGACAGCAAACCTCGACTAGTTCCTCGACGCAGTAGATCTGTTTCCTCTCCAGAAGTCAATGATAAGCCAAGAACTTCACCCAGGGACCAGAGTGGCTCAGAGTCCTCTCCTGAACCCAAAGCTGCTGCACCTCGGACTCTTCTTAGGCGAAGCCGATCAGGTTCATCCCCAGCCAGTAAAGGGAGAGGACCTTCTCCTGCTGGGAGCAGCAGTTCTGAGTCTTCTCCAGAACAccagccaaaatccagaactcctCGTAGAAGCTCTAGGTCTTCTCCAGAGCCTAAGGCAAAATCTCGTACACCACCTCGGCGTCGTAGTTCCCGGTCATCACCTGAGCTGACTAGGAAGGCCAGACTTTCTCGTCGAAGTCGATCTGCTTCGTCTTCTCCTGCAGCCCGCTCTAGGACCCCTCCAAGACGTCACAGAAGCCCATCAGTTTCATCCCCAGAACCAGCTGAAAAATCAAGGTCCTCACGTCGTCGACGGTCAGGTTCCTCCCCAAGGGCTAAGACAACTTCAAGAAGAGGCCGTTCTCCATCACCAAAGCCTCGGGGACTCCAGCGTTCCCGTTCCCGTTCAAGGCGGGAGAAGACTAGAACAACTCGTCGTCGAGACAGATCTGGTTCCTCTCAGTCAACTTCAAGGAGGAGGCAGCGGAGTCGTTCAAGGTCTCGTCTTACCCGTCGACGACGAGGAGGCTCTGGTTATCACTCTCGGTCACCCACTCGACAGGAGAGTTCTAGGACATCATCTCGGCGTCGACGGGGACGTTCTCGAACACCCCCGACTAGCCGTAAGCGCTCTCGTTCTCGAACATCACCAGCTCCTTGGAATCGCTCTCGGTCTCGAGCTTCTCCAGCTACTCATCGGCGGTCTAGGTCAAGGACACCTCCAGTCACTCGGAGGAGGTCAAGATCTCGAACCTCACCAGTTAGTCGTAGGAGGTCAAGGTCCAGGACATCCCCAGTTACTCGGCGAAGATCTAGGTCTAGAGCATCACCAGTTAATCGTAGAAGGTCCCGTTCCAGAACACCACCAGTAACTCGCCGCCGGTCAAGATCCAGAACACCAGCAAATCGCAGGCGGTCGCGGTCTAGAACTCCACCAGTGACTCGTAGGCGATCCCGATCTAGAACTCCTCCTGTGACTAGAAGGCGGTCGAGAAGCAGAACCTCACCAATCACTCGCAGAAGATCAAGGTCTAGAACATCCCCTGTGACTCGTAGAAGGTCTCGTTCACGCACTTCTCCAGTGACTCGAAGGAGATCCCGTTCACGAACTTCCCCAGTCACTCGGCGTCGTTCTCGATCTCGAACACCTCCAGTTATTCGACGCCGCTCCAGGTCCCGGACACCTTTGTTAACCCGCAAACGTTCTCGAACTCGTTCACCACCAGCTATCCGCCGGCGTTCTAGATCCCGTACTCCACGAGGGGCTCGTGGCAAACGTTCTCTAACTCGGTCTCCTCCAGCCATTCGGCGGCGTTCTGCATCTGGAAGTTCCTCTGATCGTTCTCGTTCTGCCACTCCGCCAGCAACCCGGAATCATTCTGGCTCCAGGACTCCTCCTGTGGCTCTTAACAGCTCAAGAATGAGCTGCTTCAGTCGCCCTAGCATCTCACCAACTCCTCTAGACCGCTGTAGGACTCCCCCTGGAATGCTTGAATGCTCTGGCATTTCTGGGGCCTTGGGGAGCTCTAGAACACCATTATCTGTTCTGCAACAAGCTGGTGCCTCTATGCTTGATGGACCTGGTCCTAGAATTCCTGATCACCCTAGAACCCCCTCTGTGGCAGAAAACCATGCTCAATCTAGAATTGCCCTTGCCTTGACAGCCATTAGCCTTGGCACAGCTCGACCACCTCCCTCTATGTCAGCTGCAAGCCTGGCTGCCAGAATGGCTCAAGTTCCAGCCCCAGTCCCCCTCATGAGTCTTAGAACGGCTCCTGCTGCAAACCTTGCTAGTAGAATACCTGCTGCTTCAGCAGCAGCCATGACCCTTGCCGGAGCTAGAACATCAGCTATGCCACCAGCTGTGAACTTAGCTGAATCTAGAACGCCTGCAGCTGCAGCAGCCATGAATCTAGCCAGTCCCAGAACACCAGTGGCACCCTCTGCTGTGAACCTTGCTGATCCCAGAACACCTGCCGCTACAGCAGCTGTGAACCTGGCTGGAGCTAGAACCCCTGCTGCTCTAGCAGCCTTGAGTCTTGCGGGCTCAGGTACTCCACCAACTGCTGCAAACTATGCAGCTTCCAGAACACCACAAGCCCCAGCATCTGCAGGCCTCGTGGGTCCTCGGACTGCTCATGCTCCAGCACCTGTGAACCTTGCAAGCTCTAGAACACCGCCAGGTCTGGCACCTGCGAGCCTTGCTGGCTCTAGAATGCCACCGGCATTGTCAGGGGCAAACCTTACCCCTTCAAGGATGGCTCTCTCTGCCTATGACCGAGTTAGTGGCAGAACCTCACCACCCCATCTTGAGCGAGCCCGTTCTAGAACCCCACCTGGAATCCCAGGCTCTAGAACCCCACCCTCTGCCCCAAGCCAATCTAGAATGGCTTCTGAGCGTACTggctctcctcccccacccccccttaCCTCTCGAATGGCCCTAGCTCCTTCTCAGTCTGTTCTCCCTCCACCTCAGGATCGGGCTAGGTCTCCCCTACCACCTGTTGTTTCAGACCAACTCCATTCCTTGTCTACCCAGACCCATCCACTAGGAGGGTCTCAGCCCCAACCCCCTGCTACGGTGGCAAAGGCCATGCCTCCTGCTGGTGATCATAATGGCACCCTCTCTGGTCCTCCTCCTGGGGGACCCTGCTCTGATGGTGCAGAAGCAATTTCTGCAGCTGGCTCCCAGCTGCCTTCCTCCCCACTGGCCAGCTTGCAGCCTGCCAAGGAGCGGAGGAGctcttcttcatcctcatcttcatccagctcctcttcctcctcatcctcctcgtCGTCATCCTCATCCTCTGGATCTAGCTCCAGCGACTCAGAGGCCTCTAGCCTCCCATGTCAACCTGAGGTGGCACTGAAAAG aggacagaactag